One region of Polynucleobacter sp. Adler-ghost genomic DNA includes:
- the rpmG gene encoding 50S ribosomal protein L33, protein MAKGGREKIKLESSAGTGHFYTTSKNKRTKPEKMEIMKFDPTIRKHVAYKETKLK, encoded by the coding sequence ATGGCTAAAGGCGGCAGAGAAAAAATTAAATTAGAGTCATCAGCTGGTACTGGTCACTTCTATACAACATCAAAAAATAAGCGTACAAAGCCTGAGAAAATGGAGATCATGAAATTCGATCCAACCATTCGTAAGCACGTTGCTTACAAAGAAACCAAGCTCAAGTAA
- a CDS encoding tripartite tricarboxylate transporter TctB family protein, with protein sequence MKIRNQRDFGAGIMYMVIGLFFTIVASKYPMGTAAKMGPGYFPFFLGILMTLLGLLVLVKSLGAKATIESIPKFNWRIIGLITGSVVLYGILLPTMGFVVAVFVLVFMSASASHEFHWKGTLINATFLVVFTYSVFVMGLKLQFPLLPFFLQ encoded by the coding sequence TTGAAAATTCGCAATCAACGGGATTTTGGTGCCGGAATCATGTATATGGTTATCGGCCTGTTCTTCACCATAGTGGCTAGTAAATATCCCATGGGTACAGCAGCCAAGATGGGGCCCGGTTATTTCCCTTTCTTCCTGGGCATACTAATGACGCTACTGGGCTTGCTGGTGCTCGTAAAGTCCTTGGGGGCGAAGGCTACCATTGAAAGCATCCCTAAATTCAATTGGCGCATTATTGGCCTGATTACCGGCTCTGTAGTGCTTTACGGCATTCTCTTGCCGACTATGGGCTTTGTCGTCGCCGTATTTGTGCTGGTATTTATGTCAGCTAGCGCAAGCCATGAGTTCCACTGGAAGGGCACATTAATTAATGCTACCTTCTTAGTTGTCTTTACTTACTCTGTATTCGTAATGGGGCTGAAGCTTCAGTTCCCATTGCTACCTTTCTTTCTTCAATAA
- a CDS encoding CDP-6-deoxy-delta-3,4-glucoseen reductase produces MSYQVTLKASGKQFTVQKDETLLEAALQQGITLPYGCKNGACGSCKGKILEGQVEHGQHSATALSPTDEAAGGTLFCCAHPKSDLLIEAREVQGAGDIAIRKVPCRVNTIVKPSADVAILQLQLPAAERFQFLAGQYLEFLLKDGQRRAYSIASAPDQEGPLELHIRHLPGGLFTDQVFGAKDPALKEKDILRFEGPLGSFFLREDSKKPIIFVAAGTGFAPIKSIVEQMRLKKIQRPIHLYWGGRRPSDLYLNQLCQSWAKDIPNFKYIPVISDALPEDQWTGRTGFVHQAVMADHLSMSPYQVYACGAPVMVNAARQDFASQCSLPEEEFFADSFTSAADLATN; encoded by the coding sequence GTGTCTTATCAAGTCACGCTCAAGGCGAGCGGCAAACAATTTACTGTACAAAAGGATGAAACCCTTCTAGAAGCAGCATTACAACAGGGCATCACCCTGCCCTACGGGTGTAAAAATGGTGCCTGCGGATCCTGTAAAGGCAAGATTCTAGAAGGTCAGGTAGAGCATGGCCAACATAGCGCTACTGCCCTAAGTCCAACCGATGAAGCTGCCGGTGGCACCTTGTTTTGCTGCGCCCACCCCAAATCCGACCTTCTCATTGAAGCTCGTGAAGTTCAGGGTGCTGGTGATATCGCCATTCGGAAAGTACCTTGTCGCGTCAACACTATCGTAAAACCGAGCGCAGATGTGGCCATTCTTCAATTGCAATTACCCGCTGCTGAGCGCTTTCAATTTTTAGCCGGACAGTACTTAGAATTTCTTCTCAAGGATGGGCAGCGCCGCGCCTACTCTATTGCCAGTGCACCCGATCAAGAAGGCCCCCTTGAATTGCATATTCGCCACTTGCCAGGCGGACTCTTCACCGACCAAGTCTTTGGTGCAAAAGACCCCGCTTTAAAAGAGAAAGATATTCTGCGTTTTGAAGGTCCATTGGGTAGCTTCTTTTTAAGAGAAGATTCTAAGAAACCCATCATCTTTGTTGCAGCAGGTACAGGCTTTGCGCCGATTAAATCCATCGTCGAGCAAATGCGGCTCAAAAAAATCCAGCGCCCAATTCATCTGTATTGGGGTGGGCGGCGCCCAAGTGACCTCTACCTCAATCAGCTCTGCCAGTCATGGGCAAAAGATATTCCAAACTTCAAATACATCCCAGTCATTTCGGATGCCCTACCGGAGGATCAATGGACTGGGCGTACAGGCTTTGTACACCAAGCCGTGATGGCCGACCATCTCAGTATGAGCCCTTACCAGGTCTATGCCTGCGGCGCTCCTGTGATGGTCAATGCGGCTCGCCAGGACTTTGCATCCCAGTGCAGTCTGCCCGAAGAGGAATTTTTTGCAGACTCCTTTACCAGCGCTGCTGATCTTGCGACAAACTAA
- a CDS encoding tripartite tricarboxylate transporter permease: MDLFANLALGFDTAFTLQNLLYCLIGCILGTLIGVLPGLGPIATIAMLLPATYALPPIAALIMLAGIYYGSQYGGSTTAILLNIPGETSSVVTAIDGYQMARNGRAGVALFTAGMGSFFAGCVATLVLAAFAAPLSQLAFKFGPAEYFSLMVLGLIGAVVLASGSLIKAIGMIILGLLMGLIGTDVNSGVSRYAFDIPELSDGIGFVAVAMGVFGFAEIMSNLEKKGEDEGFLNKMTTMIPTKQDVKRMIPSILRGTTIGSILGILPGGGAALAAFGAYSVEKKSSKYSHEFGKGAIEGVAGPEAANNAAAQTSFIPLLTLGIPPNAVMALMVGAMTIHNIQPGPQVMTSNPALFWGLIASMWIGNVMLILLNLPLIGIWVKLLKIPYRFMYPAILVFCCIGVYTVNNTVFDVYVTAAFGLIGYLFFKLGCEPPPLLLGFVLGPMMEENFRRALLLSRGDFTTFLTRPLSLGLLIAAALLVVIVALPAVKKTREEAFVEE; this comes from the coding sequence ATGGATTTATTTGCTAATTTAGCGCTCGGTTTCGATACAGCGTTTACCTTACAAAACCTACTCTATTGCCTGATTGGCTGTATTTTGGGTACATTAATTGGTGTTTTGCCAGGCCTGGGTCCAATCGCGACAATTGCGATGCTCCTGCCAGCCACCTATGCATTGCCTCCAATTGCTGCCTTGATTATGTTGGCCGGTATTTACTACGGATCACAGTACGGTGGCTCAACTACTGCGATTTTGCTCAACATCCCAGGGGAAACGTCCTCGGTGGTGACGGCGATTGACGGCTATCAAATGGCCAGAAATGGTCGGGCAGGTGTAGCTCTCTTTACCGCTGGCATGGGTTCATTTTTTGCTGGTTGCGTAGCAACATTGGTTTTGGCTGCATTTGCCGCCCCACTCTCCCAGTTAGCATTTAAGTTCGGCCCTGCTGAATACTTCTCGCTAATGGTTTTAGGATTGATTGGTGCGGTCGTACTTGCCTCTGGCTCTTTGATCAAGGCAATCGGCATGATCATTCTTGGTCTTTTGATGGGCTTGATTGGTACCGACGTGAACTCTGGTGTGTCACGATATGCTTTTGACATCCCTGAATTGAGTGATGGTATTGGTTTCGTGGCCGTTGCAATGGGTGTTTTTGGTTTTGCAGAAATCATGAGCAACCTTGAGAAAAAGGGTGAGGATGAAGGCTTCTTGAACAAGATGACCACCATGATCCCAACCAAACAAGATGTGAAGCGCATGATTCCATCCATCTTGCGCGGTACAACCATCGGATCAATCTTAGGAATTCTGCCAGGCGGCGGTGCTGCCCTAGCAGCATTTGGTGCCTACTCCGTTGAAAAGAAATCGTCCAAGTACAGTCATGAGTTTGGTAAAGGTGCGATTGAGGGTGTAGCCGGTCCTGAAGCAGCAAACAATGCTGCTGCCCAAACCTCCTTCATCCCATTACTCACCCTAGGTATTCCACCAAATGCCGTAATGGCCTTGATGGTTGGCGCAATGACGATTCATAACATTCAGCCAGGCCCACAAGTGATGACCAGCAACCCAGCCTTATTCTGGGGTCTGATTGCCTCGATGTGGATTGGTAACGTGATGTTGATTCTCTTGAACTTGCCACTCATTGGTATTTGGGTAAAGCTCTTGAAGATTCCATATCGCTTCATGTACCCAGCTATTTTGGTGTTCTGCTGTATCGGCGTATATACCGTCAACAACACCGTATTTGACGTTTATGTAACCGCAGCCTTTGGTTTGATTGGCTATCTCTTCTTTAAGTTGGGTTGCGAGCCACCCCCATTGCTCTTAGGCTTCGTGCTTGGACCGATGATGGAAGAAAACTTCCGTCGCGCCCTCTTGTTGTCACGTGGTGACTTCACAACCTTCTTAACCCGCCCACTCTCATTAGGTCTGCTTATCGCAGCAGCCCTCTTAGTTGTGATCGTGGCTTTGCCGGCGGTTAAGAAAACCCGTGAAGAGGCTTTCGTAGAAGAGTAA
- a CDS encoding acetylornithine transaminase, giving the protein MNKPAQSVDAHSVMFITPRPELTMVEGKGSWLTDNNGKRYLDFLQGWAVNCLGHSNPGMIEALNTQAKKLINPSPAFYNEPMIRLSNLLTENSCFNKVFFANSGAEANEGAIKLARKWGQLNKSGAFEIITFDHSFHGRTLATMSASGKPGWDTMFAPQVPGFLKADLNDLDSVKKLVTDKTVAVMLEPVQGEGGVIPTTKEFMQGLRKFTKENNILLIVDEVQAGCGRTGSLFAYQHYGIEPDIMTLGKGIGGGVPLAALMATDAVACFVPGDQGGTYNGNPLMVAVGISVIEQLLAPGFLESVRAKGELLSKELLAISAEFNLDGERGEGLLRALMLSSDIGGKLVELARDRTPEGLLINSPRPNLLRFMPALNVTDDEIRQMCNILRELFKQVS; this is encoded by the coding sequence ATGAATAAGCCAGCCCAATCCGTAGATGCCCACTCAGTGATGTTTATTACCCCGCGACCAGAGTTGACTATGGTTGAGGGTAAAGGCTCATGGCTGACTGATAACAACGGCAAGCGTTATTTAGATTTCTTGCAAGGCTGGGCAGTGAACTGTCTCGGCCATAGCAACCCTGGCATGATTGAAGCGCTCAACACACAAGCAAAGAAGCTCATTAATCCGAGTCCTGCTTTTTATAACGAGCCAATGATTCGCTTATCGAATCTTCTGACTGAAAACAGTTGCTTTAACAAAGTATTTTTCGCCAATAGCGGAGCTGAGGCTAATGAAGGCGCCATCAAGTTGGCGCGCAAATGGGGGCAACTGAATAAATCAGGCGCCTTTGAAATCATTACTTTTGACCACAGCTTTCATGGTCGTACCTTAGCAACGATGAGCGCATCTGGCAAACCAGGCTGGGACACCATGTTTGCCCCACAAGTTCCCGGCTTTCTTAAAGCCGATTTAAATGACTTAGATTCCGTCAAAAAACTGGTAACCGATAAAACAGTTGCAGTCATGCTTGAGCCAGTACAAGGTGAAGGTGGCGTCATTCCCACTACCAAAGAATTTATGCAAGGCCTGCGTAAATTCACTAAAGAAAATAATATTCTGTTAATCGTCGACGAAGTCCAAGCCGGCTGTGGCCGAACTGGCAGCCTCTTTGCTTATCAGCACTACGGTATCGAACCAGACATCATGACCTTGGGCAAGGGCATTGGTGGTGGCGTGCCATTAGCCGCACTGATGGCAACCGATGCGGTTGCTTGTTTTGTGCCTGGCGATCAGGGCGGCACCTATAACGGCAATCCATTGATGGTTGCAGTAGGGATCAGTGTGATCGAGCAATTATTGGCACCAGGCTTTCTAGAGTCTGTGCGTGCCAAGGGTGAACTGCTAAGCAAAGAACTCCTTGCCATCTCTGCAGAATTTAATCTGGATGGCGAGCGCGGTGAGGGGTTGTTGCGCGCCCTGATGTTGAGTAGTGATATCGGCGGGAAGCTGGTTGAACTAGCTCGCGATAGAACTCCAGAGGGCTTATTAATTAATTCACCGAGACCTAATTTGCTACGCTTTATGCCAGCACTCAATGTTACTGATGATGAAATCCGTCAGATGTGCAATATTTTAAGAGAGCTGTTCAAGCAAGTAAGCTAA
- a CDS encoding peptidylprolyl isomerase codes for MTKLTVLPNSFLTLNYRLTLPSGDDYINTFIDRPATVLMGSGQFAPCFEKVLIGLAVGDKKSALLPPEESFGERKEELIQWVSLNALKEGRDEDVEFNPGDVIEFNAPGGAQYAGVLQSINEEGAWFDFNHPLAGRPVTFEAQIVAIL; via the coding sequence ATGACTAAGCTTACGGTTTTGCCCAATTCCTTTCTGACCCTCAACTATCGGCTGACTTTGCCGAGCGGGGATGACTACATCAATACTTTTATCGATCGCCCTGCGACGGTGTTGATGGGTTCTGGACAATTTGCGCCTTGTTTTGAAAAGGTATTAATCGGACTGGCTGTGGGTGATAAGAAGAGCGCCCTATTGCCGCCAGAAGAAAGTTTTGGTGAGCGCAAAGAAGAATTAATTCAGTGGGTTTCTCTGAATGCACTTAAAGAGGGTCGGGATGAAGATGTGGAATTTAATCCTGGTGATGTCATTGAATTTAATGCGCCAGGAGGCGCTCAATACGCGGGTGTATTGCAATCGATTAATGAAGAGGGCGCTTGGTTTGATTTCAATCACCCGCTTGCTGGAAGACCTGTTACCTTCGAAGCTCAAATTGTTGCGATTTTGTAG
- the radC gene encoding DNA repair protein RadC, producing the protein MHLPITEWPKIEQPREKLRALGAAALSDAELLAIFLRVGIKGKTAVALAEDLLHHFGNLPRLMSCTPEELTQIHGMGISKWSQIQAAHELVKRSLEETLSQEPVLTSPSYVREFLQARFGRLPHEVFLCLYLDSRLRLIECQELFRGSLSHTAVYPREILKEALARNASALIVAHNHPSGNPRPSIADQELTKTLAKALQLIDIPLLDHCIVSDGGFFSFSDEGLMKNDDK; encoded by the coding sequence GTGCACTTGCCGATTACGGAATGGCCAAAAATAGAGCAACCTCGCGAAAAACTGCGTGCTCTTGGTGCGGCAGCCCTGAGCGATGCCGAGTTACTTGCGATCTTTCTGCGTGTTGGCATCAAAGGTAAAACTGCCGTAGCCCTAGCTGAGGACCTTCTCCACCATTTCGGCAATTTACCGCGTCTAATGTCCTGCACCCCTGAAGAATTAACCCAGATTCATGGCATGGGCATTTCTAAGTGGTCACAAATCCAAGCGGCCCATGAGCTTGTCAAGCGTAGCCTTGAGGAAACCCTCTCCCAGGAGCCTGTCCTTACGTCACCAAGCTATGTCCGCGAGTTCTTGCAGGCTAGATTTGGGCGCCTGCCACACGAAGTCTTCCTGTGCCTATACCTTGACTCCCGCTTACGCCTGATTGAATGCCAGGAGCTCTTTAGAGGCTCTCTAAGCCACACTGCCGTCTACCCGCGAGAAATCCTCAAGGAGGCCCTTGCCAGGAATGCTAGCGCCCTGATCGTGGCACATAACCACCCCAGCGGAAACCCACGACCGAGCATTGCTGATCAAGAATTAACCAAGACACTAGCAAAAGCCTTGCAGTTAATAGATATCCCCCTGCTTGATCACTGCATTGTGAGCGATGGCGGTTTTTTCTCATTTTCTGATGAGGGTCTTATGAAAAATGATGATAAATAG
- the ispH gene encoding 4-hydroxy-3-methylbut-2-enyl diphosphate reductase: MNKQTITPTAAESAAEILMAQPRGFCAGVDRAINIVNEALTRFGAPIYVRHEIVHNAYVVNELREKGAVFVEELHEVPKGGIVVFSAHGVSQEVRQDAEARGLQVYDATCPLVTKVHVEVIKMCKDGFTVLMIGHAGHPEVEGTMGQVKEGVHLIEKVADIAKLPFTENEKIAFVTQTTLSVDETKEIVDALIQKFPNIVQPRKQDICYATQNRQDAVKFMAPQVEVVIVVGSKASSNSNRLRELAEKLGVPAYMVDAPEQLQAEWFVGKKRVGLTAGASAPESLALSIVAKIQEFGPRSIRNLEGVVEDVTFSLPKNLVG; this comes from the coding sequence ATGAATAAGCAAACTATTACACCAACAGCCGCAGAAAGCGCTGCTGAAATTTTGATGGCGCAGCCCCGTGGCTTTTGTGCGGGTGTTGATCGTGCAATCAATATTGTGAATGAAGCGCTGACACGCTTTGGTGCACCAATTTATGTGCGTCATGAAATTGTTCACAATGCTTATGTCGTGAACGAGCTGCGTGAAAAGGGCGCTGTGTTTGTGGAAGAGTTGCATGAAGTTCCTAAAGGCGGCATTGTGGTGTTTAGTGCCCACGGCGTCTCTCAAGAAGTTCGGCAAGATGCTGAGGCGCGTGGCTTGCAGGTATATGACGCAACTTGCCCTTTGGTTACAAAGGTACATGTTGAGGTCATCAAGATGTGCAAGGATGGATTTACAGTGTTGATGATTGGCCATGCGGGGCACCCGGAGGTCGAGGGGACGATGGGGCAGGTTAAGGAAGGTGTTCATCTGATTGAGAAAGTAGCAGATATTGCTAAGTTGCCTTTTACTGAGAATGAAAAAATTGCCTTTGTCACGCAAACGACACTCTCCGTCGATGAGACCAAAGAAATTGTTGATGCCTTAATTCAAAAATTCCCGAATATTGTGCAACCCCGCAAGCAAGATATTTGTTATGCCACTCAAAATCGCCAAGATGCTGTGAAATTTATGGCTCCTCAGGTTGAGGTAGTTATTGTGGTCGGAAGTAAGGCAAGCTCCAACTCGAATCGCTTGCGTGAATTAGCTGAAAAACTGGGTGTACCGGCCTACATGGTCGATGCGCCAGAGCAGCTGCAGGCCGAATGGTTTGTAGGTAAGAAGCGCGTAGGCCTCACCGCAGGCGCATCAGCCCCCGAAAGCCTAGCCCTCTCGATTGTGGCAAAGATTCAAGAATTTGGGCCGCGCAGTATTCGTAACCTGGAAGGCGTGGTGGAGGATGTCACGTTCTCGCTGCCAAAGAATTTAGTTGGCTAG
- the rpmB gene encoding 50S ribosomal protein L28 translates to MAKVCQVTGKKPMVGNNVSHANNKTKRRFLPNLQNRRFWVESENRWISLRLTNAGLRVIDKNGIDAVLSDLRARGEI, encoded by the coding sequence ATGGCAAAAGTTTGCCAAGTCACTGGGAAGAAGCCGATGGTTGGCAACAATGTATCCCATGCAAACAATAAAACGAAGCGTCGCTTTTTGCCGAATTTGCAAAACCGTCGTTTCTGGGTTGAATCTGAAAACCGTTGGATTAGCTTGCGCTTAACCAATGCTGGTTTGCGCGTTATCGACAAAAACGGCATTGATGCTGTGCTGTCTGATCTGCGTGCACGTGGCGAAATTTAA
- a CDS encoding SDR family oxidoreductase, with product MQSFGKSRILIVGCGDIGLRVAKQLARSHHIYALTSQKARFQELRAVGAIPILGDLDKPDSLWRLSGLAQTVIHLAPPQNTGHRDCRTRNLLRILAQGSDTVGRLIYVSTTGVYGDHAGGKVSEVTPVKPQSERAKRRVDAEQCLRLWAPAHGAVLTILRVPGIYAADRLPVERIQAGTPALIAEEDAYSNHIQSDDLARLICAAVYHGKPQRVINACDGGETKMGDYFDEVADTFGLERPPRLPAEQLEKIVSPMLWSFMRESRRVTNTRLSELKTPLRYPSVAEFLKTISKNP from the coding sequence ATGCAATCTTTTGGTAAATCTCGAATCCTGATCGTTGGCTGTGGTGACATTGGTCTGCGTGTTGCCAAGCAGCTCGCTCGAAGTCATCACATATATGCCTTAACTTCCCAGAAAGCACGTTTTCAGGAGTTGAGAGCGGTTGGCGCGATTCCGATTTTGGGGGATCTGGATAAGCCCGATAGCTTGTGGCGTTTAAGTGGATTAGCGCAAACCGTGATCCACTTGGCACCACCCCAAAATACAGGTCATCGTGATTGCCGAACTCGCAACCTTCTCCGAATTTTAGCCCAAGGCTCCGATACCGTTGGGCGCTTGATTTATGTGAGTACAACAGGTGTCTATGGTGATCACGCGGGCGGTAAGGTGAGTGAAGTAACACCGGTTAAACCTCAAAGTGAGAGAGCTAAGAGAAGGGTGGATGCAGAACAATGCCTGCGTCTTTGGGCGCCGGCTCATGGTGCAGTCCTTACCATTCTGCGTGTGCCGGGTATCTACGCTGCCGACCGCTTACCAGTTGAGCGCATTCAGGCAGGAACGCCTGCCCTCATTGCGGAGGAGGATGCCTACTCAAATCATATTCAGAGTGATGATTTGGCAAGATTGATTTGTGCCGCCGTCTATCACGGTAAACCACAGCGTGTCATTAACGCCTGTGACGGTGGTGAAACCAAGATGGGTGATTACTTTGATGAAGTGGCTGATACCTTTGGTTTGGAGCGACCCCCCAGATTGCCGGCTGAGCAGTTAGAGAAAATCGTATCCCCTATGCTGTGGTCGTTTATGCGGGAGTCACGGCGCGTAACGAATACGAGGCTTTCTGAATTAAAAACTCCCTTACGCTATCCCAGCGTTGCAGAGTTTTTAAAAACTATTTCCAAGAATCCTTAA
- a CDS encoding glutamine--tRNA ligase/YqeY domain fusion protein, giving the protein MSQDSKPSKSPAGTLAEPSNFLRQIIDHDLASGAYQNRSNRDGQAIPSIITRFPPEPNGYLHIGHAKSICLNFGLAADYNNQAGGARCNMRLDDTNPVKEDIEYADSILDAVKWLGFDWGTHLYHASDYFDQLYEFAEILIQNGKAYVDSQSADDIHTNRGNFGQAGKNSPYRDRTSDENLALFRKMRDGKYKDGEHVLRLKIDMAHPNIVMRDPVVYRIRHTDHHRTGSKWCIYPLYDFTHCISDALENVSHSICTLEFENNRPLYDWIVASLAELRIFKNPVPHQYEFARLNLTYTITSKRKLLQLVEEKHVDGWDDPRMPTIVGIRRRGYTPESIRLFCERIGVSKADSWIDMSTLDQALRDDLEAKAPRATAVLKPLKLLIENWDTSASEPCSAPRHPQHPEWGNREFHFTKELWIEEDDFMKEPIKGFFRLYPPIGDQAGGRVRLRHGYVIECTGFEVDANGKVIQVNAMHFSDSKSGTPGSNNYKVKGNIHWVSAAEAIPAQVRLYDHLFNDPHPDSGDKNFLDAINPHSKETITAYLEPCMKDAKAEDRFQFERHGYFVADQSDSKAGQPVFNRTVGLKDSWK; this is encoded by the coding sequence ATGTCCCAAGATAGCAAACCATCCAAATCACCTGCCGGCACTCTTGCTGAGCCCTCTAACTTTTTGCGCCAGATCATCGATCATGACCTCGCGAGTGGCGCCTACCAGAACCGTAGCAATCGAGATGGTCAAGCCATCCCCTCCATCATTACGCGCTTTCCACCGGAACCCAATGGCTATCTTCATATTGGCCATGCTAAAAGTATTTGCCTGAACTTTGGCTTAGCAGCTGATTACAACAATCAAGCGGGTGGTGCGCGTTGTAATATGCGCTTAGACGACACCAATCCAGTCAAAGAAGATATTGAGTACGCTGACAGCATTTTGGATGCAGTCAAATGGCTTGGATTTGATTGGGGCACACATTTGTATCACGCGAGTGATTACTTTGATCAACTCTATGAGTTTGCCGAAATTCTGATTCAAAATGGCAAGGCCTATGTTGATAGTCAGAGTGCAGATGACATCCACACTAATCGCGGAAACTTTGGCCAAGCTGGAAAGAATAGTCCGTACCGCGATCGCACTTCCGATGAAAACCTAGCTTTATTTCGCAAGATGCGTGATGGTAAATACAAAGATGGTGAGCATGTACTGCGCTTAAAGATCGACATGGCGCATCCAAATATCGTGATGCGCGATCCCGTGGTTTATCGTATTCGTCATACGGATCACCACCGCACCGGCAGCAAGTGGTGCATCTATCCTTTATATGATTTCACACACTGCATTTCTGATGCCCTAGAAAATGTTTCTCACTCCATTTGCACTCTGGAATTTGAAAATAATCGCCCACTCTACGATTGGATTGTTGCCTCATTAGCCGAACTGAGGATCTTCAAAAATCCTGTTCCGCATCAATATGAATTTGCCCGCCTCAACTTAACTTACACCATCACTAGTAAGCGCAAGCTCTTGCAATTGGTAGAAGAAAAGCATGTGGATGGATGGGATGATCCACGAATGCCAACCATCGTTGGCATTCGTCGTAGAGGTTACACACCGGAGAGTATTCGCTTGTTCTGTGAACGCATTGGCGTCTCTAAAGCAGATAGCTGGATTGACATGAGCACCCTAGATCAAGCTTTACGGGACGATCTTGAAGCTAAGGCGCCGAGAGCCACAGCGGTCCTCAAGCCTCTCAAGCTTCTTATTGAAAACTGGGATACATCCGCAAGCGAGCCTTGCTCAGCACCGCGCCATCCACAGCATCCCGAGTGGGGTAATCGCGAGTTTCATTTCACAAAAGAATTGTGGATTGAAGAAGATGATTTCATGAAAGAGCCCATCAAAGGCTTCTTCAGACTCTATCCACCAATTGGTGATCAAGCCGGTGGACGCGTGCGTTTGCGTCATGGCTATGTGATTGAGTGCACCGGATTTGAAGTGGATGCCAATGGCAAGGTGATTCAGGTGAATGCAATGCATTTTTCAGATAGCAAGAGCGGTACCCCCGGCTCAAATAATTACAAGGTAAAGGGCAATATTCATTGGGTCAGTGCAGCAGAAGCTATACCTGCACAAGTGCGCCTTTACGATCACCTGTTTAATGACCCGCATCCGGATAGCGGGGATAAAAATTTCCTTGACGCAATCAATCCTCACTCGAAGGAGACAATTACTGCGTACTTAGAACCTTGTATGAAAGACGCTAAAGCAGAAGATCGCTTTCAGTTTGAGCGCCATGGCTACTTTGTTGCGGATCAAAGTGACTCCAAAGCAGGTCAACCGGTATTTAATCGTACGGTCGGACTTAAGGATTCTTGGAAATAG
- a CDS encoding fatty acid desaturase, which translates to MNTVSGFDLFLNWLSNGYLNWAWWQILVFTLIATHITIAAVTIFLHRCQAHRALELHPIASHFFRFWLWLTTGMVTKEWAAIHRKHHAKCETVDDPHSPQILGINTVLSRGAELYKKESHNQETLDKFGHGTPDDWLEHNLYAKYSWQGVALMLIIDVLLFGAIGLTVWAVQMLWIPITAAGIINGIGHFWGYRNYDCEDASRNILPWGILIGGEELHNNHHTFATSAKLSSKWYEFDIGWMYIQIMSAVGLAKVKKTSPKPVLSNLRPADQSTLEAVIANRYEIMARYSKTLSNFFSNEVQHMQVLAAHLKDARTWLGKDESRLTTEEKMKLEELMATNIQLRKMVEMRRDLQAIWSRSNATGDQLLAQLHVWCQRAEESGLSSLRDFSLRLRRYA; encoded by the coding sequence TTGAACACAGTTTCTGGCTTTGATTTATTCCTTAATTGGCTTTCCAATGGCTATTTAAATTGGGCTTGGTGGCAAATCCTTGTGTTTACTTTGATTGCCACCCACATCACCATTGCTGCAGTGACTATTTTTCTGCATCGCTGCCAAGCGCACCGCGCCTTGGAGCTGCACCCGATTGCATCCCATTTTTTCCGTTTTTGGCTTTGGCTAACAACTGGCATGGTAACCAAAGAGTGGGCAGCGATTCATCGCAAGCATCATGCCAAATGTGAGACTGTGGATGATCCACATAGTCCGCAAATTTTGGGTATCAATACTGTGCTTTCTCGTGGCGCTGAGTTATACAAAAAAGAGTCACACAATCAAGAGACCTTAGACAAGTTTGGCCACGGTACTCCAGATGATTGGCTTGAGCACAACCTCTATGCAAAGTATTCATGGCAAGGTGTAGCCTTGATGTTGATTATCGACGTACTCTTGTTCGGTGCCATTGGCTTGACTGTGTGGGCTGTGCAGATGTTGTGGATTCCCATTACTGCCGCTGGAATCATTAACGGTATTGGCCACTTCTGGGGTTACCGTAATTACGATTGCGAAGATGCCTCAAGAAACATTTTGCCTTGGGGTATTTTGATTGGCGGAGAAGAGTTGCATAACAACCACCATACCTTCGCCACAAGCGCTAAGCTCTCGAGTAAATGGTATGAGTTTGATATTGGTTGGATGTACATTCAAATCATGAGTGCTGTTGGCCTGGCCAAGGTGAAAAAGACTTCTCCAAAGCCGGTGCTGAGCAATTTACGTCCTGCAGATCAGAGCACACTCGAAGCCGTCATTGCCAACCGTTATGAAATCATGGCCCGCTATAGCAAGACCTTGAGTAATTTCTTTAGTAATGAAGTCCAGCATATGCAGGTATTGGCCGCTCACTTAAAAGACGCGCGCACTTGGTTGGGTAAGGATGAATCTCGTTTAACTACCGAAGAAAAAATGAAGCTTGAAGAGTTGATGGCAACCAATATTCAGCTACGGAAGATGGTTGAGATGCGCCGTGACTTGCAAGCGATTTGGAGTCGCTCTAATGCCACAGGCGATCAACTGTTAGCTCAATTGCATGTTTGGTGTCAGCGCGCTGAGGAGAGTGGTTTATCGAGTCTGCGCGACTTCTCTTTGAGATTGCGTCGCTACGCCTAG